The Canis lupus familiaris isolate Mischka breed German Shepherd chromosome X, alternate assembly UU_Cfam_GSD_1.0, whole genome shotgun sequence genome has a segment encoding these proteins:
- the LOC100856762 gene encoding melanoma-associated antigen B16-like, which yields MERRGLSQQKKSYDWSPGRESEGTPVNRRRVPASTTVKEGRPVLRRAASSEQREESQTLPGIKVVVLCHPPSCPHSFPLPPREVSMSQGQEIPFCTQEQYSAHNEITAISPSKPDKGSSSQEKEDSSASLSKSGTENLPVDPLDEKVTSLVQFLLHKYQTKEPITKAEVLDVVVKECKDHFLEILRRASKHMEVVFGVDVKEVDPTRHTYALVNKLGLTYDARLSGEEGMPKTSLLIIVLGVIFMKGNRATEEEIWKVLNMMDLYSGRNHFIFGEPRKFITKDLVQERYLEYQQVANSDPPCYEFLWGPRAHAEASKMKLLEFFTEIHESDPRCFPSQYEEALRDEAERAQARLAARASTNAMSRAHPRSRSLSSSHP from the exons ATGGAAAGGCGTGGCCTCTCTCAGCAGAAGAAATCCTACGACTGGTCGCCCGGCCGA GAGTCTGAGGGTACTCCAGTCAACAGACGAAGAGTCCCAGCTTCTACCACAGTCAAG GAGGGGAGGCCAGTTCTGAGGAGGGCTGCATcaagtgagcagagggaggagtccCAGACCCTGCCAGGAATCAAG gTTGTGGTCCTCTGTCACCCACCCTCCTGCCCACATTCCTTCCCACTACCACCAAGAGAAGTGAGCAtgtctcagggtcaggagattcCATTCTGCACACAGGAACAATACTCTGCCCACAATGAAATCACAGCCATCTCACCAAGCAAACCAGATAAGGGCTCCAGCAGCCAAGAAAAGGAAGATAGTTCAGCTTCTTTATCAAAGTCGGGCACCGAGAACTTGCCCGTAGACCCTCTAGATGAAAAGGTGACTTCGTTGGTGCAGTTCTTACTGCATAAGTATCAAACGAAAGAGCCCATCACAAAGGCAGAGGTGCTTGATGTTGTTGTCAAAGAGTGCAAGGATCACTTCCTTGAGATCCTCAGGAGAGCCTCTAAGCACATGGAGGTGGTCTTTGGTGTTGATGTGAAGGAGGTGGACCCCACCAGACACACTTACGCCCTTGTCAACAAACTAGGCCTCACTTATGATGCGAGACTCAGTGGTGAGGAGGGCATGCCCAAGACCAGCCTCCTGATAATTGTCCTGGGTGTGATCTTCATGAAGGGCAATCGTGCCACTGAGGAGGAGATCTGGAAAGTGCTGAATATGATGGACTTGTATTCTGGGAGGAATCACTTCATTTTTGGGGAGCCCAGGAAGTTCATCACCAAAGATTTGGTGCAAGAAAGGTACCTGGAGTACCAGCAGGTGGCCAACAGTGATCCTCCATGCTATGAGTTCCTGTGGGGACCCAGAGCCCATGCTGAAGCCAGCAAGATGAAATTGCTGGAGTTTTTTACCGAGATCCATGAGTCTGACCCCCGGTGCTTCCCGTCCCAGTACGAGGAGGCTTTGAGAGATGAAGCAGAGAGAGCCCAAGCTAGACTTGCAGCCAGGGCCAGCACTAATGCCATGAGCAGAGCACATCCCAGGTCCAGATCCCTCAGCAGCTCCCACCCCTAG